DNA sequence from the Streptomyces sp. CA-210063 genome:
GGCTAGGTCGAGGCGGTACAGCTCCGTCGCCGCGCGCACCGCCTGTCCGACGTCACGGGGGAAGGCGAGGCCCACTTCGGGGGCGGGATCCGCGTCCGCCAGGCCGATCTCGTGGAGCGGCACGGGTCGGCCGAGCTTCTGGCCGATCGCGGCCGCGATGAGATGGGGCGCGGCGCCCTGGGGGACCATGCCCTTGGAGACCCACCGCGCCACCGAGGTCTTGTCGTAGCGAAGTGTCAACCCGCGTTGAGCGCCAAGGTCGTTGACGCGACGCGCGAGTCCTGCGTTGCTGATTCCCGCGAGGGCGAGAACGGCGCCGAGCTTTTCGTTCGGCCCGCGTTGCTCCCTGGACATTGCGCCACCCCTCGAACAGACGGCTGCCGCGGCGGCATAGGCACGCGGCATTCGTAAACCCAGCGTAGTTCGCCGCATCCCAAGCGTTAAGGGGCCCAAATCCGGATGGCGGGATTGTGGTACGTACGAAGTTGCGGACAGAGTACGGAGTGTTGTCACGTGCTCCCGCTGTGTGGCCGTGCGCCCGCCCGTGCGCTCTTCTCCGGCCACCGGGGGAGCGGTTCCATGGTCGTGCGTGGGTCGGCCCGCTGTACTGGATCCAGTGGGCTGGGGGACACCGCCGCCTACATCCCCGCGGGCGGCGGACCGGTCCGGGAGGCGAACTCCGCCTCCCGGACTGTGCGTTGACGCTGAGTCGCCATCGGGGGCGGTATGGAGGGTGTGCGCACTCCGCCCGTCGAGCCCGATTTGGCCGAAAATCGACGGTGGTCGTCGAGGGTGAATACCGCTCCGACCACGTCTGTTCAGGGCGCGTTAGGTGGTCTGGGGGAGCGTACCGGGGGCGCATTCACGTCGTAGACCCGGGGTCCACCTTTGTCGACCACCCCTCTTCCAGGGCGACTTGAGGGTCTGACGGGGGAGCGCTCAAGGCTCGCCAGGGGCGCACTTACCGGTGTGCAAGCCATCGCACACGCCCTCCGACAAGCCTCCTTCGTGGCAGCATGGGAGCCGGTTCGTACGGTGCACTGGTTGTCCACAGCCTGTGGAGGCGTCCATGCGGTGGTTGGTGGGATGGAGCAGTACCGCCGCCGGCGCACCCGTGATCGGGTCCGCGGGCGCCACGGGACTCGACGGCGAGACCGTGCATCCGGTCGGCTCGCACCTCCTGTGGGGGGACCCGGACCCGCTGTGGGCCGTCGGTGACTGGCGCCCGGACGAGGTGCGCGTCGTCCAGGCCGACGCGCAGACCAAGATCGCCGTTCTCGGCATCTGCGGCGCCTCCGACGAGCAGCTGCGCGTGGGCCTGTTCGCCGCCCGCGGCGGCGCCCTCCGTCACCTCACCGCCTGGCCCGGCAGCTACACCGCCATCGTCCAGGTCGGCCGCCGGCTGACGGTCTGCGGCGACCTCGCGGGCGCGCGCCCGGTCTTCTACACCCCCTGGGCCGGCGGCACCGCGTACGCGACGGCCGCTCTCCCTCTCGCCGACCTCATCGAGGCCAACCTCGACTTCGGGCACCTGGCTGCCCTGCTGGCCGCCCCCGACGTACCGGACGCCCTCCACGACTCCACTCCGTACGACGGCGTGCGCCGCATTCCCCCGGGGCACGCGCTGATCCTGCGCGCCGGTTCCCGTGAGATCGCCGGCTACGAGCCGGTCGCGTCCCTCGCCGTCGCCGCCCCCTCCGCCGACCCGGCCAGCGCGGTCGACGCCGTACGCGACGCCCTCGTGGAAGCCGTACGGGCCCGCCTGTCCGCGCCCCGGCACGTACCCGACGTCGACCCCGGCCCGGTCCCCGGCATGGGCCCCGCCGAGCGCCGCGCCTCCCGCGGCATGCCCGTCCCCGGCATCGGCGCCGACCTCTCCGGCGGCCCCGCCTCCGGCACCCTGGCCCTGCTCGCCGCCGGCCTGCCCGGCGCCCCCGGCACGGTCCTCGGCCACGGCACGGGCGCCGGCGAACGCCTCCTCGCCGTCACCTTCAACGACCTGGCCACCTCGGGCCGCGAAGCCGAACTGGAACGCGCGGGCACCTTGGCCGCCAACCCCCGCCTCCACCACGTGGTCGTGACGGGTGGCGAGGAAGTACTCCCGTACGCCGACCTCGAGGGCCCCCTGACCGACGAACCGGGCCCGTCCCTCGTGACGGCCGCCCGGCACCGCGCCCGTCTGGCCTCCGGCAGCGCCGACCACTTCACCGGCTACGGCGCCCGCCAGGTCCTGGACGCCCACCCCGCCCGCCTCGCCGACCTCCTCATGGACCGCAAACGCCGCCACCTGGTCCGCCCGGTCGCCGCCCTCGCCAGGGCCGACGGCTCGGTGATGGTCCCCGCGCGCGTGTACGGCGCCGCCCGGAAACTGGCCCGCACCCCGTACCGGGCAGGCGTGGAAGTCCTCGCCGACCGTCTGATGCAACGCCGCTTCGAGGAACCCTCAGGCGCGGTGGGCGCCTCCCTGGCAGCCCTCAACTGGGCCAGACCGGGCCCGGCGGCCCGCTGGCTCACCGGCGAGGCCCTGGCCGAAGTATCGATTCGTCTGGGCGCGATGACCGGCCGCCCGAGCGTGGGACCCGGCCAGCGCCCCGGAGACTTCCGCGCCCGCGCGGCCCTGGCCCGCCACGCCACGGACCTGAGGATCCTGGAACAGGCCGCGGAGATCCGCTCCCAACGCCTCCACGCCCCCTTCCTCGACAACCAGGTCGTCCGCGCCTGCCGCGCCCTCCCCGAGGCCCTGCGCGTCCAGCCGGGCGCCCGCGCCGCCATCCTCCGTACGGTCCTGGAGGGCGCCGGCATCACCGACCTCCCGCCCGGCTGGGGCGCCCCCTCCCACGCCAACTCCGCCGCCGCCGCCCGCACCGGCCTCCGCGCAGCCGCCGACACCCTGATCGCCCTCTTCGACACCCCCCTCCTGGCCCAGGCGGGTCTGGTCGAAGCCCGAGTGGTCCGCAAGGCCCTCCGCGCGGCGGCCGAGGGCGAACCCCTCCCCCTGGACGGCCTGGCCGACCTGGTCTCCCTGGAACTCTGGCTCCGCCGCCTCCTCTCCCGCCGCGGCACCTGCTGGACAGGCACACCGGCGAGGCAACGCGCGGTACCGGCCGGCATCAAGCCGCAGAGAGGCGCACTGGGAGCGGGGGCGACGGCGAGACGGGGTTAGCCCCGCACGGGAGTGCCCCTTAAGAGGCGCGGGGAACTGCGCGACAAGCCACGACGCTCCGGCACCTACGAACTCACGGCAGCCACCCCTTCATCCCCCAGCGGGGGCCTGGGGGCGGCAGCCCTAGCCGCCGGAACCAGCCGGCGCACGCGGCGATCACCCCGCCCGCTCTGACTCCCAACCACTGCCGACCCTCGCCGCCGAGCCCTCACTCGCAGGTGAACCCGGACTCCGCCCAGTCCGCCAACGCCACCAGGTCGTAGTGGCTGTGCGGCTCGACGACCAGCCGTACCGTCTCCCGCCCACGGAGATCCACATGGACCGGAACCGCCGGCTCCCCACCCCGCACCAGCCCGGACTGCCACAGCCGGACCCCGTCGCCGTAGACGGAGAAGTAGACCTCGCCGAGGCCGTGCGTCATGTCGTCGACGCCGACGAGCGCGTCGTACGCGCCGCACCGCCGGTTGAGGTCGATGGTCACGGAGGACCGACCGTGCACGGTCACCCCGTTCGCGTACTGCTTCCCACCGATCGACACCCCGTACCGCTGCCACACCCAACTGCTCTCCCCGAACCGCATCTCGGGCGCGGTGCCGTCGCCGAGCACGCCGTACCGCAGCGCGTTCCACTGATGGACGGCCGGTGGAGGCGGGGGAGGGGGCGTCGGCGTCGGTGTGGGCGACGACTTGGTCGGCGAAGGAGTCGGAGTGGGCGTAGGTGTAGGCGCCGGTTTCGCGGAGGGCGCCGGTGATACCGACGGCGATGGTGTCGGTGTCGGCGTCGGCAACGGCTTGGACATCGCCACCACCACCGGCGGCGCGCCCGGCGCGGGCTCCTCCTCCGGCGGCGCCGACGGCTCCGGCTCCGGCGAAGCCTCGACGGGCTGGGAGGACGGCGCTTTGGCCGACGGTTCCTTCTTCTCCACGTCGTCGCCCGCCAGCACGAGCGCCACCGCGGCGGCGACCATCCCGGCCACACTCACCGCGATACCGACCTTCGCCGGCGCGCCGAGCTCTTCAGCGGCAGCCCCACCCCCCGCACCCGCGCCACCGGACCCACCACTCGCCGCGGGCGCCGCACCCGCGGCCCCGGCCGCCCCGGCCCCCGCGCCACCGGCGACGAGCGCGGCCACCTTCGCGTACCCGGCCGCACCGAACCACCCGATGACCGCGACCGGTACGACGGCGGGGATACCGCCGGCGACTTCCTTGATCTGCCCGACGGCCAGCCGGCACGCCGCACACTCCTCCAGATGCGCCCGCAGCCCTCGCTCGGCCCGCGTACGCAGACTGCCACGGGCGTACGCGCCGAGCCGGTCGGCGTAACGCCCGCACTCCGCCGAGTTCCCCGCGAGCGTGGCGCTCACATGGGCCTGTAGATACGCCTGTTTGAGCCCCTCCCGTGCCCGACTGGCCAGCACCCGCGTCCCGTTGGCGTCCAGCCCGAAGAGCGTGGCGACTTCGCTCGGCGACTCGTCCTCGACCTCCGTGTGCCACAGCACGGCCTGCCACCGCTCCGGCAACGACCGGAACGCCCGCATCGCCATCGACTGCTCGGCCTCGTGCATCGCCCGCACATCCGCCCCGAGATCGAGTCCCGCTCCGAGGGAGCTCATGGATGCGGTCGTGTCCGACACCTCGGCCCCACGCGACGCCTGCGCCGCGAACACCGCGAAGTCGTCGACCAGGTGCTCCCGCTTGGCGGAACTCGTCCAGGTGGCGGCGACCCGCCGCACAGACGTCAGCAGATAAGCCCGTACGGCGTGCTCGGGCCCCGACCCGCCCCGCACGGCCTGCAACATCCGGGCGAAGACCTCGGCCGTCAGATCGTCCGCGGTGTGGGCGTCCAGGCAACAGGTCCGCGCATACCGACGCACGGCTTCGGCGTGCCGCCGGTACAGCTCCTCGTACGCCGAGTCGTCCCCCGACCGCATCCGCTCGATCAGATCGGCATCGGAAGGCCCCCGCGGCGGCGGCAGCACCCCGAAGTCCAACCGATCCCACTGCGCCGGAACCCCACGCCCCCCTTGGCTGGGCACCTGAGGCTCCGCCTCCGGCCTCGACTCGTCCCGCCCGTCAACACCCATCGCGGAAGCCCCCGCCGCCAGCCGACCCAGTCCCGAACACCAGGTCAGAGTGCCATATTGGCTTTTGTTCAGTCCCTAGCAGCAAGGGCATACCACTCGTCCGAGGGGCCTCCCCGGACATCAGTACAGCCGTTCACTCAAACGAGTGATGCGCATATGGGAGGGGGCCATGCAGAGGGGCTTCGCCCCTTAAGGGGCGTGGGGAACTGCGCGACAAGCCACGACGCTCCGCCACGTACGAACTCACGGCAGCCACCCCTTCATCCCCAGCGGGGGCCCGGGGGCGGCAGCACCCGGATCGCGATCCGGGGTCGAAGGGGCAGCGCCCCTGGGGATGGGAACGGGTAGGGGTGGCGGGGGCGAAAAAACACCCCACACCACCCCTGACGACCCCTCACCCGCCCACCATCAGGCAGGCCGAGACCGCAACCCCTCCAACAGGATGTCCAGCAACCGAGCCGACGCGGCAGCCTGCTGCTCCGCATCCGGCAAGGAAGGCGCCCCCGTGGCGATCACCAACAACACATCCGCCACGGTCACACCGGCTCGCAGCTCACCCGCCGCCCGAGCCCGCTCCACCAACTGCCCCACCACCTCGAGCAGCGCCGAAGCCCCGGCATCATCCACGGCCCCGCCACCGGCGCCCCCGGCACCCGCACCGGAATCCGCCGACACCAGCCGAAGCTCGGCCCCCGGCTGAACCCGCTGCTGCGGCACCCGCGCCTCGTCCACGACGATCCCGCCGACCTCCTCGGACCCGTCCTCCGCGACCCCGACCCGCAGCACCTGCGGCGGCAGCAGCCGCCCGGCACCCGAGGCCACCGACGTCCGCAGGAACCGCGACAGCGCCTGCCACGGGTCCTCCTCCTGCCCGAGCGCCACCCTGGCCTGTTCGGTGAGCCGAGACGTCTCCTCCTCGGCTATCCGGCGGACCAGGACGTCCTTGCTCGGGAAGCGCCGGTACACCGTGCCGACACCGACCCGCGCGCGGCGGGCCACGTCCTCCATCGGCGCGCCGTAACCCAGCTCGCCGAAGACCTCGCGCGCCGCACGCAGCACGTGCTCGAGGTTGCGCTGTGCGTCCACGCGGAGCGGAGTGGAACGCACTCCGTCACCGCGTCCGTTGCCGCCCGCCGAGCCGATCGCACCACCGGGTGCGATGGTGGACGCGGACGACCAATGAGACTCCTGAATATGCATACGTGTTCCCCCGGTAATGACGTCTCCCCCCGGAGACTCTCCCCGTCATCGAAAGCCGGAGCGGCGGAACGAGCGTCCAAGGTCCTCGGTGGTCCCCCGATTCCCTTCGTCGGAGAGCCGGCCCCGAACCTCTTGAACGCATCCCCCTACACCCCGTCGACACACGAACATAGTTGAGAGGGAGTCAATTCAGAAGGGGCACGTTCCGCACGGAGCGCCCCCCGAACGGAGTACGGGCGGTTTACGTCCGCTTTGCGCCCCCTCCTGCCACCCGGCTCACACCATCTGACCTGCGCATCTGCCTCACACGCCGGTAAATCGGCCAACCCCGCGCCCCCACGGCGACCGGTCACACAAATTGCCGGGCCTGTGGACAAACCAACGAGCAAGGTGCGTCATGGGATGGTGAAGGAACCGATGCGCATCCTCATCGTCGGCGGCGGATACGTCGGGCTGTACACAGCGCTGCGTCTGCAGCGACAGCTCAAACCGGAACTCGGGCGTGGTGACGTCGAGATCGTCGTCGTGTCCCCCGACCCCTATATGACGTATCAACCCTTCCTTCCGGAGGCCGCCGCGGGCTCCATCTCGCCCCGCCACGTCGTCGTGCCCCTGCGCCGCGTCCTCGACCGGTGCAAGGTCGTCATCGGCGAGGCCACCGAGATCAACCACGCCAAACGCATCGCGACCCTCAACACCCTCGCCACCGAGGAGGAGGGCACGGGCTCCGAGCAGCTGACGTACGACGAACTCGTCCTCGCCCCCGGCTCGATCTCCCGCACCCTGCCGATCCCCGGCCTCGCGGACTTCGGCATCGGCTTCAAGACGGTCGAAGAGGCCATCGGCCTGCGCAACCACGTCATCGAACAGATGGACATCGCCTCCTCCACCCGCGACCCCGCGATCCGCGACGCCGCCCTGACCTTCGTCTTCGTGGGCGGCGGCTACGCCGGCGTGGAGGCGCTCGGCGAGCTGGAGGACATGGCCCGCTACACCGCGCGCTACTACCACAACGTCAAACCCGAGGACATGAAGTGGATCCTCGTGGAAGCCTCCGACCGCATCCTCCCGGAGGTCGGCGAGGAGATGGGCCGCTACACGGTCACCGAACTGCGCCGCCGCAACATCGACGTACGCCTCCACACCCGCCTGGAGTCGTGCGCCGACCGCGTCGCCGTCCTCAGCGACGGCGCCCGCTTCCCGACCCGTACGGTCGTGTGGACGGCCGGTGTGAAACCGCACCCGGTCCTCGCCGCCACCGACCTCCCGCTGAACGAGCGCGGGCGCCTGAAGTGCACCGCCGAACTGACCGTGGAGGGCGTCGCGCACGCCTGGGCCGCGGGCGACGCGGCCGCCGTCCCCGACGTCACGGCCGAACCCGGCAAGGAGACCGCCCCCAACGCCCAGCACGCCGTACGCCAGGCCCGTGCCCTCGGCGACAACATCGCCCGCTCCCTGCGCGGCGAGCCGCTCCAGACGTACTCCCACAAGTACGTCGGCTCGGTCGCCTCCCTGGGCCTGCACAAGGGCGTCGCCCATGTCTACGGGCGGAAGCTGAAGGGCTACCCTGCCTGGTTCATGCACCGCGTCTACCACCTGAGCAGGGTGCCGACCTTCAACCGCAAGGCCCGCGTCCTCGCCGAATGGACCCTCTCCGGGCTCTTCAAACGGGAGATCGTCTCGCTCGGATCACTCGAACATCCCCGTGCGGAGTTCGAACTCGCGGCCGGTGGAAAGCCTCCTGGGGACCCGAAGGGGTCGTCCTGACCGGATCCAGGAACTCCACCGTTCAGACCGACGTCTGACGGATGTCGGTCCGGTCGGCCAGACTGGTCCGCGAGGTGATCCACGATCCCGGGCGGGGCCACCCCCTTGCCCACGCAACACCCACCAAGCCCGTACGAACCACCCCCTTCAGTACCCGCTCGACATTCGCCCAGCACCCGTTCGGCACCCACGACCAGGCGTCCCCCACCGCCGCACCCCGGGGCAACCCCCCGGGCCACCGGCCGGATCCGGAGCCGGCCACAGACAACAACACGAGGCACGAGGCAAGGATTCGGTGAACTTCACGCGCTGGAGCGCCCGGCTCCCCGGTACGCAGCGCCGCGCCGCAGCGCGGACCGAACACACGGTCACCCCGGACCGGCGGGGGGAAGGCTCCGTGCCCGCAGCCCGCGTCGAACGGCAGACCGACGCCCCCCCGGACGACACGCCGACCGTGCCTGCCGTCGACGACCTCCCCACCCGCGAGATCCTCGACCGCATCCCGGCCCTCGTCGCCCTCGTGCACGGCTCCGACCACCGCACGGCCTACGTCAACGACGCCTATGCCGCGGCCTTCGGCGTACGCCCGCTCGGCGAACCCGCCCGCGAGGCCCTGCCCGAGCTGGACACTCTCGGTCTCCTCCCGCTCCTCGACCAGGTCCTGCGCAGCTCCAGACCCCGCACGGTCAAGTCCCGCAAGGCCCCGAGCGGCCGCAGCTACACGATCACCTGCACGCCCGTCGACGTCCCGAGCGGCGCCGAGCAGAGCGACGGCGGCGTACTGATCTTCGCTGCCGACGTCACCGACCACGCCGAGGCCGCGGAGCGCCTGCGCGCCAGCGAACGCCGCCAGCGCGAAACCGCCGTCACCCTCCAGCGCTCCCTCCTCCCACAGGAGCTGGAGCAACCCGACGACCTGCGCATCGCCGCCGTCTACCACCCCGGCGGCACCGAGACCGCCGTCGGCGGCGACTGGTACGACGTGATCACCCTCGGCGGCGGCCGCACCGCCCTCGTCATCGGCGACGTCATGGGCCGAGGCGTCCGCGCGGCCGCGGTCATGGGCCAGCTCCGTACGGCCGTCCGCGCCTATGCCCGCCTCGACCTCCCCCCGCACGAGGTCCTGCAACTCCTCGACGGCCTCGCCACGGAGATCGACCCCAACCAGATCGCCACCTGCGCCTACGCCGTCCACGACCCCAACGAGGGCCGCCTGGTCTACTCCTCCGCAGGCCACCTCCCCATCCTCGTCCGCGACGAGAGCGGCACCGTCCTGCGCGCCGACGAACCGACCGGCCCCCCACTCGGCACCGGCGGCTGGACCCACTCCTCCGGCTCGATCCCCCTCGGCCCCGGCTCCACGGCCGTCTTCTACACGGACGGCCTCGTGGAACGCCGTAACGAGGACCTCGACGAGGGAATCGCGGCCCTGGAACGCGCCCTGGCCGGCGCCACGGGCACCCCCCAGGTCGTCTGCGACCGCCTGGTCCGCTCCACCGGCGTCACGGCCGACCACGACGACGACGTCGCCGTCCTCGTCCTCCAGCACCCGGCCCGCACGGGCTCCGACAGCGAACTCTTCCGCAACGCGGCCCTGGAACTCCTGGGCGGCGTGGAAGCGGCCCCCCGGGCCCGGGCCTTCGCCTCCGGCGTCCTCACGAGCTGGCGCTTCCCCCCGGACCTCCACGACCTGGGCGTCCTGGCAGCCAGCGAACTCGTCGCGAACTCGCTCCAACACGGCACCCCACCCATGCGCCTACGCCTCCGGCGCACCGACCGCCGCCTCATCGTCGAGGTCACCGACGGCGACGACCACCTTCCCCGGCGCCGCCGAGCCGATCCCGCCGACGAGTCAGGCCGCGGCATCGCCATCATCGCCACCATCGCCTCCAACTGGGGCAGCCGCCGAGCCCCCGGCGGCGGCAAGTCGGTCTGGTGCGAGTTCGCCCTCCGACCCCGAGAGGTGGGTGGGTAGTTCACGGGTGGGGGTGTCTGTGGTGCGTGGGTGTGCGCGGGCGGACGGGGGCTGGCCGCGCAGTTCCCCGCGCCCCTAAAAGACACCGGGCTCGCCCCATGCTTTTAAGGGGCGCGGGGAACTGCGCGATCAACCACAACGCCCCTGCACCCGCCCGACAACCCATGCCCCCCGAGCTCGACCGCGTGCGGGGTCGAAGGGGCGGCAGCCCCTGGTGATGGGACGGGTAGGGGCGGCGGGGGCGAAAAAGTCAGCCCCGCACCACGGCGGGATCCGAAGCCACCCCACCCCGAGCCACCACCCGACTCTTGGCCAACGCCGGCTGATCCTGAACCGCCGTGAGCTCCCGCCCCAACCGGACCGCCAGAACGACGATCCCGAGGGAAAACAGCAGAAACACCACCACATACGGCGCAGGCAACGACGCCCCCATGGGCCCACCCACCACCGGCCCCACAGCCAACGCAAGCTGCTTCACCAGCGCGAACGCGGAGTTGTACTGCCCAGCCGCCCCCTCCGGCGCAAGATCCGCCACCAGCGGGGCAACCGTCGGCGACAACATCGCCTCCCCCAACCCGAACAGCGCATACGTCGACACGAACGCCGCCGTCGCCATGC
Encoded proteins:
- a CDS encoding asparagine synthase-related protein; amino-acid sequence: MRWLVGWSSTAAGAPVIGSAGATGLDGETVHPVGSHLLWGDPDPLWAVGDWRPDEVRVVQADAQTKIAVLGICGASDEQLRVGLFAARGGALRHLTAWPGSYTAIVQVGRRLTVCGDLAGARPVFYTPWAGGTAYATAALPLADLIEANLDFGHLAALLAAPDVPDALHDSTPYDGVRRIPPGHALILRAGSREIAGYEPVASLAVAAPSADPASAVDAVRDALVEAVRARLSAPRHVPDVDPGPVPGMGPAERRASRGMPVPGIGADLSGGPASGTLALLAAGLPGAPGTVLGHGTGAGERLLAVTFNDLATSGREAELERAGTLAANPRLHHVVVTGGEEVLPYADLEGPLTDEPGPSLVTAARHRARLASGSADHFTGYGARQVLDAHPARLADLLMDRKRRHLVRPVAALARADGSVMVPARVYGAARKLARTPYRAGVEVLADRLMQRRFEEPSGAVGASLAALNWARPGPAARWLTGEALAEVSIRLGAMTGRPSVGPGQRPGDFRARAALARHATDLRILEQAAEIRSQRLHAPFLDNQVVRACRALPEALRVQPGARAAILRTVLEGAGITDLPPGWGAPSHANSAAAARTGLRAAADTLIALFDTPLLAQAGLVEARVVRKALRAAAEGEPLPLDGLADLVSLELWLRRLLSRRGTCWTGTPARQRAVPAGIKPQRGALGAGATARRG
- a CDS encoding NAD(P)/FAD-dependent oxidoreductase, translating into MVKEPMRILIVGGGYVGLYTALRLQRQLKPELGRGDVEIVVVSPDPYMTYQPFLPEAAAGSISPRHVVVPLRRVLDRCKVVIGEATEINHAKRIATLNTLATEEEGTGSEQLTYDELVLAPGSISRTLPIPGLADFGIGFKTVEEAIGLRNHVIEQMDIASSTRDPAIRDAALTFVFVGGGYAGVEALGELEDMARYTARYYHNVKPEDMKWILVEASDRILPEVGEEMGRYTVTELRRRNIDVRLHTRLESCADRVAVLSDGARFPTRTVVWTAGVKPHPVLAATDLPLNERGRLKCTAELTVEGVAHAWAAGDAAAVPDVTAEPGKETAPNAQHAVRQARALGDNIARSLRGEPLQTYSHKYVGSVASLGLHKGVAHVYGRKLKGYPAWFMHRVYHLSRVPTFNRKARVLAEWTLSGLFKREIVSLGSLEHPRAEFELAAGGKPPGDPKGSS
- a CDS encoding TetR/AcrR family transcriptional regulator; this encodes MHIQESHWSSASTIAPGGAIGSAGGNGRGDGVRSTPLRVDAQRNLEHVLRAAREVFGELGYGAPMEDVARRARVGVGTVYRRFPSKDVLVRRIAEEETSRLTEQARVALGQEEDPWQALSRFLRTSVASGAGRLLPPQVLRVGVAEDGSEEVGGIVVDEARVPQQRVQPGAELRLVSADSGAGAGGAGGGAVDDAGASALLEVVGQLVERARAAGELRAGVTVADVLLVIATGAPSLPDAEQQAAASARLLDILLEGLRSRPA
- a CDS encoding sigma-70 family RNA polymerase sigma factor codes for the protein MGVDGRDESRPEAEPQVPSQGGRGVPAQWDRLDFGVLPPPRGPSDADLIERMRSGDDSAYEELYRRHAEAVRRYARTCCLDAHTADDLTAEVFARMLQAVRGGSGPEHAVRAYLLTSVRRVAATWTSSAKREHLVDDFAVFAAQASRGAEVSDTTASMSSLGAGLDLGADVRAMHEAEQSMAMRAFRSLPERWQAVLWHTEVEDESPSEVATLFGLDANGTRVLASRAREGLKQAYLQAHVSATLAGNSAECGRYADRLGAYARGSLRTRAERGLRAHLEECAACRLAVGQIKEVAGGIPAVVPVAVIGWFGAAGYAKVAALVAGGAGAGAAGAAGAAPAASGGSGGAGAGGGAAAEELGAPAKVGIAVSVAGMVAAAVALVLAGDDVEKKEPSAKAPSSQPVEASPEPEPSAPPEEEPAPGAPPVVVAMSKPLPTPTPTPSPSVSPAPSAKPAPTPTPTPTPSPTKSSPTPTPTPPPPPPPAVHQWNALRYGVLGDGTAPEMRFGESSWVWQRYGVSIGGKQYANGVTVHGRSSVTIDLNRRCGAYDALVGVDDMTHGLGEVYFSVYGDGVRLWQSGLVRGGEPAVPVHVDLRGRETVRLVVEPHSHYDLVALADWAESGFTCE
- a CDS encoding ATP-binding SpoIIE family protein phosphatase, translated to MNFTRWSARLPGTQRRAAARTEHTVTPDRRGEGSVPAARVERQTDAPPDDTPTVPAVDDLPTREILDRIPALVALVHGSDHRTAYVNDAYAAAFGVRPLGEPAREALPELDTLGLLPLLDQVLRSSRPRTVKSRKAPSGRSYTITCTPVDVPSGAEQSDGGVLIFAADVTDHAEAAERLRASERRQRETAVTLQRSLLPQELEQPDDLRIAAVYHPGGTETAVGGDWYDVITLGGGRTALVIGDVMGRGVRAAAVMGQLRTAVRAYARLDLPPHEVLQLLDGLATEIDPNQIATCAYAVHDPNEGRLVYSSAGHLPILVRDESGTVLRADEPTGPPLGTGGWTHSSGSIPLGPGSTAVFYTDGLVERRNEDLDEGIAALERALAGATGTPQVVCDRLVRSTGVTADHDDDVAVLVLQHPARTGSDSELFRNAALELLGGVEAAPRARAFASGVLTSWRFPPDLHDLGVLAASELVANSLQHGTPPMRLRLRRTDRRLIVEVTDGDDHLPRRRRADPADESGRGIAIIATIASNWGSRRAPGGGKSVWCEFALRPREVGG